The Leptospira paudalimensis region TTGAGCCAATTCTGTTTTTTCTTTCGCAACATTCGCAAGGTATTCTGAAACTGCAGATTTTTGCGCTGGAGTTGTTGCTTGTTCAATCATAGCAGACTCCAAAAGCTCCAATCTTTCGTTTGTGTCTAAAGCATGTAGATTTGCTGTTGCAAGTCCCATTGCTAAGATCCCTGTTGCGATTATTTTTGTTGTTTTCATGTGATCCTCTCTAGATCGGGAACCTCTTTTTCCGATTCCCTTTTTCTTTATGACTATACGATTCCAAAAATAAGGATTAATTTCAATCGCAAAAACTTGAAAAAAACCTCGATTTCACCCAAACCAGGGAAAAATCTTTCTTTTTGGATTAATATTAATCAAATTTAGATTAATATTAATCATTTTGAGTGATTTTGAACCTTTCTATGCCGTGTAAATATAAATTAGGTCCTTTCTTTGGGTCTCGGTGAATCAAAAAAACACCGGCAGATGGTTGGAAAACCTGGGCTCACAAAAAAAAAGACCTTCGTTTGAAGGCCTTCTCCCCAAGGAACTGGCAAAAAAGACAGTTCCTTTCTGTTCCGTATAG contains the following coding sequences:
- a CDS encoding LIC_10421 family protein, with translation MKTTKIIATGILAMGLATANLHALDTNERLELLESAMIEQATTPAQKSAVSEYLANVAKEKTELAQALRDRAGSTRGGKALSQMNEKKELLRRAEALEKEAKKYQTVSMDMRAESMQVAHN